A genomic window from Flintibacter sp. KGMB00164 includes:
- a CDS encoding ATP-binding protein — translation MAKKLNIRPTSGVYATYKRLSYQPWTAIAEFVDNSTQSFFDHKNELMSQKYAKGLRITIDYIEDKDMGDSIEIYDDAYGMEWSDFQRAVVLDRPPQKTTGRNEFGMGLKTAACWFGSVWSVESTQLGSRNKYYTEINIDDLGKYKTEEIDVREDLVSAKEHYTKIVIKKLNKRIVGPRTVGKVKELLSSIYREDIRSGLVKIFYNGTLLQFKEAPVFVENINGQNKAWKKEIEFTVNHEGKDLHVSGFIAIRIPGSVKDAGFTLIRRGRVIVGGSEKNYRPVELFGDANSYAWQRLYGELHMDNWPVTQAKDNFDWHNSGLEEAFIEALQNFTQDYRRKAESIRVREKIHTKDLVHLATQDLSGSGLVQNLQIEIVEEEPNQPQNPAKKAIQEKLTDLQQENSSQEEVVTPSDDGVTIEGGNHVNYRFMYKHIEYLFHIIFDMSDPTMDWLLVEADGENEYTLSINMRHSFFKPLIEKREFMPIMMRMSIALVLAEIESMTVSPDGRIEPSAIRLKMNEILESVRKGDE, via the coding sequence ATGGCTAAAAAACTAAATATCAGGCCAACAAGCGGTGTCTATGCTACATATAAACGGCTTAGCTATCAACCTTGGACTGCTATTGCCGAGTTTGTTGACAATTCTACGCAGAGTTTTTTCGATCACAAAAATGAACTTATGTCGCAAAAATATGCAAAGGGACTTCGGATAACTATTGACTATATCGAAGACAAGGATATGGGTGATTCCATTGAAATCTATGATGATGCATATGGTATGGAATGGTCAGACTTTCAACGAGCTGTAGTTCTCGATAGGCCGCCTCAGAAAACGACAGGCCGAAACGAATTTGGAATGGGGCTTAAAACTGCGGCTTGTTGGTTCGGATCTGTTTGGTCAGTTGAATCAACGCAACTTGGATCAAGAAATAAGTATTATACTGAGATTAACATTGACGATCTTGGAAAATACAAAACAGAAGAGATTGATGTACGAGAAGATTTAGTTAGCGCCAAAGAACACTACACAAAAATTGTAATTAAGAAACTAAATAAACGTATAGTTGGCCCTAGAACAGTTGGTAAGGTAAAAGAACTTCTTAGCAGCATCTATCGAGAAGATATTAGATCTGGATTAGTTAAAATATTTTACAATGGCACTTTACTTCAATTTAAAGAAGCACCTGTTTTTGTTGAAAATATTAACGGGCAGAACAAAGCGTGGAAAAAAGAAATAGAATTTACTGTCAATCATGAAGGTAAAGATTTGCATGTGTCTGGATTTATTGCAATCCGAATTCCAGGTAGTGTGAAAGATGCTGGTTTTACTCTTATTCGGCGAGGAAGAGTGATTGTTGGAGGATCTGAAAAAAATTATCGTCCAGTTGAATTATTTGGTGATGCAAATTCTTATGCATGGCAGAGACTATACGGAGAACTGCATATGGATAATTGGCCTGTTACACAGGCAAAAGACAACTTTGACTGGCACAATAGTGGTTTAGAGGAAGCATTTATCGAGGCACTGCAGAATTTTACACAAGACTATCGTCGCAAGGCAGAAAGTATTCGTGTGCGAGAAAAAATTCATACAAAAGACCTTGTACACTTGGCAACACAAGACCTTTCTGGCTCTGGTCTAGTTCAAAATCTACAAATCGAAATTGTTGAAGAGGAACCCAACCAACCTCAAAATCCGGCTAAAAAAGCTATTCAAGAAAAATTGACAGATTTGCAACAAGAGAACTCTTCACAAGAAGAGGTAGTTACGCCAAGTGATGACGGAGTGACTATTGAGGGTGGAAATCATGTCAATTATCGTTTTATGTATAAACACATAGAATATCTTTTTCATATTATTTTTGATATGAGTGACCCTACAATGGATTGGTTGCTTGTGGAAGCTGATGGCGAAAATGAATATACACTCTCTATCAATATGCGTCATTCCTTTTTCAAACCACTCATTGAAAAACGAGAGTTCATGCCAATTATGATGCGGATGTCCATTGCACTTGTATTGGCCGAAATAGAGTCAATGACGGTTTCTCCAGATGGTCGAATTGAGCCGTCTGCAATTCGCCTTAAAATGAATGAAATACTTGAATCTGTACGCAAAGGAGATGAATAG
- a CDS encoding Z1 domain-containing protein — MVDKWLTVCDSEEPKTWSISVDGYFRSNVEKRMLADDMSLDAINAVFCNAVRILSHCPNPNIHEEIAETGIVIGKVQSGKTSNFISVLALAFDNGYDIAIVLGGNTLDLLKQNATRIKSAFNVDSEKLTVLKTNDNKTLINPARIKDFLENGHKVIIVGLKHNKHIDQIAEIFENSYLASKSVLIIDDEGDQATLNTRAYKNSISKTYGSVLNLKNKLKSHCFLSVTATPQANILIETFDTLSPDFGELVYPGEGYCGLQTFHGEDCDKYVYEIPAKEPNLLDGTGVPPSVYKAMAMFFVGNAIRKSRGDMGDHAMLIHPSQKKYDHKIVEVKIQSILDDWKSKAKTKLAGHRDISYISLRKQLVEAYDNFVSDGVICLPFEEIENEILYRIKACSPVLVCNSDENASENSEHYKTNIFVGGNLVERGITIKGLAVTYITRRAKGKSNVDNTEQRARWFGYKSRYLDVCRVFTTKDIKDDFTSILEHDEDMWASIERAQERGIPFKEMPRIFKLARSAFLRLTRANVAKTENFALSEWKPQKYFMLDKQKVENNTTTIDSFRRKYSKKIAFEHHNDVQIHAVLCEQDYHVLFGELLSKLEYVEGEILNKRYFTLLDEAFLKLNLNTPVDVYWVRDTKHSTRKINDDNSIDQLFQGRNPNVSSALYYEGDRSLADKQPEHIQLQIHFVKPTNRPEINFYAPTLAIYIPENCACELEKLVVRA; from the coding sequence ATGGTGGATAAGTGGCTTACTGTCTGCGATAGTGAAGAGCCTAAAACTTGGAGCATTTCAGTCGATGGATATTTTCGCTCAAATGTCGAGAAAAGAATGCTCGCAGATGACATGAGCCTTGACGCTATAAATGCGGTATTCTGCAACGCTGTTCGAATTCTTAGCCATTGCCCAAACCCTAATATTCATGAGGAAATTGCAGAAACAGGAATAGTCATCGGTAAGGTGCAGAGTGGTAAAACATCAAATTTTATTTCTGTGCTTGCGCTGGCATTTGATAATGGATATGACATTGCTATTGTTTTAGGCGGAAATACACTCGATCTTCTAAAACAGAATGCGACCAGAATTAAGTCTGCATTTAATGTAGACTCAGAAAAGCTCACTGTGTTAAAAACAAATGACAATAAGACATTAATTAATCCAGCTCGTATTAAAGATTTCCTTGAAAATGGACATAAAGTAATTATTGTTGGGCTAAAACATAACAAGCATATTGATCAGATAGCGGAGATATTTGAAAATTCCTATTTAGCGAGCAAGTCTGTGCTGATTATTGATGATGAGGGCGACCAGGCAACCCTCAATACGCGCGCTTACAAGAATTCTATTAGCAAAACATATGGCTCTGTTTTAAATCTAAAAAACAAGCTAAAAAGCCACTGTTTCCTGTCTGTTACAGCTACTCCGCAGGCTAACATTCTTATAGAAACATTTGATACGCTTTCTCCTGATTTTGGAGAACTTGTTTACCCGGGAGAGGGATATTGTGGCCTACAAACCTTTCACGGAGAAGATTGTGACAAATATGTATATGAAATTCCGGCAAAGGAACCAAATCTTCTTGATGGAACTGGGGTTCCACCATCGGTGTATAAAGCAATGGCAATGTTTTTTGTAGGGAACGCCATTCGTAAAAGTCGAGGTGATATGGGGGATCACGCAATGCTAATACACCCCAGCCAGAAAAAGTATGATCACAAAATTGTTGAGGTGAAAATACAATCCATTCTTGATGACTGGAAATCAAAAGCAAAGACGAAACTTGCTGGACACCGCGATATTTCTTATATATCTCTCCGGAAACAACTTGTTGAGGCATATGACAATTTTGTGTCTGACGGAGTCATCTGTTTGCCGTTTGAGGAAATTGAAAATGAGATCCTATATCGGATCAAAGCTTGTTCTCCAGTCCTTGTATGTAATAGTGATGAAAACGCCAGCGAAAATTCTGAGCATTACAAAACAAATATCTTTGTCGGCGGGAATCTTGTTGAACGTGGTATAACAATTAAAGGACTCGCAGTTACTTACATTACAAGACGCGCAAAAGGTAAGAGTAATGTTGACAATACAGAACAACGAGCACGGTGGTTTGGATATAAATCTCGCTATCTTGATGTGTGTCGTGTTTTTACAACTAAGGATATAAAAGATGACTTTACCAGCATTCTTGAACATGATGAGGATATGTGGGCATCTATTGAACGGGCACAGGAGCGAGGCATTCCATTTAAGGAAATGCCGAGAATTTTTAAACTTGCACGAAGTGCTTTCCTTAGATTAACCCGTGCGAATGTTGCTAAAACCGAAAATTTTGCATTGTCTGAGTGGAAGCCGCAAAAATACTTTATGCTTGATAAGCAGAAAGTGGAAAATAATACAACTACTATTGATTCTTTTAGAAGAAAGTATAGTAAAAAAATTGCATTTGAGCACCACAACGATGTTCAAATTCATGCTGTGCTATGTGAACAAGATTACCATGTACTTTTCGGCGAACTTCTATCAAAATTGGAATATGTTGAAGGAGAAATACTTAATAAACGATATTTTACGCTTTTAGACGAAGCTTTTTTGAAATTAAACCTGAATACACCCGTTGATGTTTATTGGGTACGGGATACAAAACACTCTACACGTAAAATTAATGATGATAATTCAATTGACCAGCTATTTCAGGGCCGAAATCCCAATGTATCCAGTGCCTTATATTATGAAGGAGATCGTAGTCTTGCAGATAAACAACCGGAACATATTCAGTTGCAAATTCACTTTGTTAAACCAACTAACCGACCTGAAATAAACTTTTATGCCCCTACATTAGCAATATATATTCCAGAAAACTGTGCATGTGAATTGGAGAAACTGGTGGTGAGAGCGTGA
- a CDS encoding PD-(D/E)XK motif protein, giving the protein MEIRDILKALQDKHITDQPYEVFLVDNTCYFGKDYNNNVVFMIPSRVTKVMPICQETRSLRFAFNKKCVFKSEDKIVTRIVHLFTCKEKDEENILAFIRLTKAFSQSEFDEDQLYLAKLFSVISALFDKERKVSESELQGLFAELYTILYLGEAGCNIAKFWQSRNRMKFDFSFTENKRLEIKSTLKPTRVHHFKHDQLLSELYDIKIVSVMFRKSDFGLSLQELVDKIRDKYVDNFILLMHVETAIANVDKDMLYGIKYDEIYLKENLRYFDAKNVPHFNEKTPEGVFNAEYDCCLDTVPTFAEEELINWIKEDD; this is encoded by the coding sequence ATGGAAATTCGAGACATATTAAAAGCATTACAGGATAAACATATAACTGACCAACCGTATGAAGTGTTTTTAGTTGACAACACATGCTATTTTGGAAAAGATTATAATAACAATGTAGTCTTTATGATTCCTTCACGCGTCACAAAAGTTATGCCGATATGTCAGGAAACGCGTTCTCTAAGATTTGCTTTTAATAAAAAATGTGTTTTCAAAAGCGAAGATAAAATCGTTACAAGGATAGTGCATCTATTCACATGCAAAGAAAAAGACGAAGAAAATATACTGGCATTTATTCGATTAACAAAAGCATTTTCTCAAAGTGAATTTGATGAAGATCAACTTTATTTAGCAAAGTTATTTTCAGTTATCTCAGCATTGTTTGATAAAGAGAGAAAAGTATCTGAATCAGAACTTCAGGGCCTTTTTGCGGAACTATATACGATTTTGTATTTAGGAGAGGCCGGTTGCAATATAGCTAAATTTTGGCAGTCTCGCAATAGAATGAAATTTGATTTCTCTTTTACAGAGAACAAAAGATTGGAAATAAAATCCACTTTGAAGCCTACCCGTGTACATCATTTTAAGCATGACCAACTCCTCAGCGAATTATATGACATCAAAATTGTGTCTGTTATGTTTCGTAAGAGTGACTTTGGATTATCTCTTCAAGAATTAGTCGATAAAATTCGCGATAAATATGTTGACAATTTTATCTTACTTATGCATGTTGAAACAGCAATTGCAAATGTCGACAAAGACATGCTTTATGGCATTAAATACGATGAAATCTACCTGAAAGAAAATTTGCGGTATTTTGATGCTAAAAATGTTCCTCACTTTAACGAGAAAACCCCTGAAGGCGTATTTAATGCAGAATATGATTGTTGCTTAGATACCGTTCCAACATTTGCAGAAGAAGAACTAATCAATTGGATTAAGGAGGATGATTAA
- a CDS encoding nucleoside triphosphate pyrophosphohydrolase: MKQYNKLVRDRIPEIIKADGKTCVCETLSDEHYLYLLDQKLNEELAEYQESKSLEELADLLEVMQAVVKARGWTLEELEQVRSDKAAKRGGFEKKILLKGVKEDC; the protein is encoded by the coding sequence ATGAAACAATACAATAAACTTGTCCGTGACCGTATTCCAGAAATTATCAAAGCCGATGGGAAAACCTGTGTCTGCGAAACGCTTTCTGACGAGCACTACCTGTATCTCCTGGACCAGAAGCTAAATGAGGAATTAGCGGAATACCAGGAGAGCAAATCCCTGGAAGAACTTGCCGACCTTCTGGAGGTCATGCAGGCGGTCGTGAAGGCCCGCGGCTGGACGCTGGAAGAATTGGAGCAGGTGCGGTCGGACAAGGCTGCCAAACGGGGCGGATTCGAGAAGAAAATCCTGCTGAAGGGAGTAAAGGAGGATTGCTAA
- a CDS encoding DEAD/DEAH box helicase, translating into MPTYRSASGSSAEDLFIELFSDTFGAEKAGYLYSQYPFSDIYQNSRFADFLIENGGRKVAIEIDDEASHNPKLVSQNKFCDDLLKQNSMIYLGWDVYRWAVRQIQQQPETVKDELRVFLGQHPSFKEIEDYLPTQRGKSLDGSQLELKEHQKQALAALEEMRCNFETIALLYHATGTGKTVTAVMDAKRFGKRTLFLAHTVELVDQATKTFRELWPRATVGRYVESMKQGNAFVVCGSIQSVALNLERFKPDDFGYIIVDEAHHASADTYQRVLSYFTPEFTLGLTATPERADDKNILDIFKNTAHKLDIQTAVEIGELVPVRCIRIHTNIDLTKVRFNSVQYNIRDLESKIYVPERNQLIVDTWLQYVKDKRTVIFCASVKHAQEIAGRLHDAGVAAEAVSGEVKASDRREVLARFEKGETKVLCACDLLNEGWDCPATEVLFMARPTMSKVLYTQQLGRGMRLSPGKESLMVFDFVDNASQYNMPYSMHRLFRLKEYKPGALVLGTKGQKTAEQGLYDKGERPDALIDWPVDALDYELVDIFNWQEEAAGMISQMEFVRRVDVQTETIERYVRDGLLVPDLVVPMSEHRIFKYFKEETLQKYAQQYGWTLIDDSNRKDLFLDMVRQMDMSYSYKPVLLKAMLLFADDKGRVKLSDIVTYFREFYEVRRAAGLVVEKANSIYAKGGYTVAQAQRNILSNPFKRFEDMQMLHHTKTLGVIQVDESVWKKLTREEKQEIERICDEKLEQYYGRLQVAQTEGDLK; encoded by the coding sequence ATGCCTACCTACCGCTCCGCCTCCGGCAGCAGTGCCGAGGATTTGTTCATCGAGCTGTTCTCCGACACCTTCGGCGCCGAAAAGGCCGGCTATCTATACTCCCAGTATCCCTTCTCCGATATCTACCAGAACAGCCGGTTTGCCGACTTTCTGATCGAAAACGGTGGGCGGAAGGTGGCCATTGAGATCGACGACGAGGCGTCCCACAACCCCAAGCTGGTCTCTCAGAACAAGTTCTGCGATGATCTGCTCAAGCAGAACAGTATGATCTACCTGGGCTGGGATGTGTACCGCTGGGCGGTACGGCAGATACAGCAGCAGCCGGAGACCGTGAAGGACGAACTGCGGGTTTTTCTGGGCCAGCATCCCAGTTTCAAAGAGATCGAGGACTACCTCCCCACCCAGCGAGGCAAGTCTCTGGACGGCTCCCAGTTGGAGCTGAAGGAACACCAGAAGCAGGCACTGGCGGCTTTGGAGGAGATGCGCTGCAACTTCGAGACCATCGCCCTGCTCTACCACGCCACCGGTACTGGCAAAACGGTGACCGCCGTTATGGATGCCAAGCGGTTTGGCAAGCGGACGCTGTTCCTGGCCCACACGGTAGAACTGGTGGATCAGGCTACCAAGACCTTCCGGGAGCTGTGGCCCCGAGCCACGGTGGGCCGCTATGTGGAGAGCATGAAGCAAGGCAACGCCTTTGTAGTCTGCGGCAGCATCCAGAGCGTGGCGCTGAATCTGGAACGGTTCAAGCCCGATGACTTCGGCTACATCATCGTAGACGAGGCCCACCACGCCTCCGCCGATACATACCAGAGGGTTCTGTCCTACTTCACACCGGAATTTACCCTGGGCCTGACCGCTACGCCGGAACGGGCCGACGATAAGAATATCCTGGACATTTTCAAGAACACCGCCCACAAGTTGGATATCCAGACCGCCGTGGAGATTGGCGAGCTGGTGCCGGTACGGTGCATCCGCATCCACACCAACATCGACCTGACCAAAGTGCGGTTCAACAGCGTCCAGTACAACATCCGGGATCTGGAGAGCAAGATCTATGTCCCGGAGCGCAACCAGCTCATCGTGGACACCTGGCTCCAGTATGTGAAGGACAAGCGGACCGTCATCTTCTGTGCCTCCGTCAAGCACGCCCAGGAGATCGCCGGGCGGCTCCACGACGCCGGTGTGGCCGCCGAGGCGGTGTCCGGCGAGGTAAAGGCCAGTGACCGCCGGGAAGTGCTGGCCCGGTTTGAGAAGGGCGAGACCAAGGTACTATGCGCTTGTGACCTGCTCAACGAGGGCTGGGATTGCCCGGCCACAGAAGTGCTGTTCATGGCCCGACCCACCATGTCCAAAGTACTCTATACCCAGCAGCTGGGCCGCGGGATGCGGCTGTCCCCCGGCAAGGAGAGCTTGATGGTGTTTGACTTCGTGGACAACGCCAGCCAGTACAACATGCCCTACTCCATGCACCGTCTGTTCCGCTTGAAGGAGTACAAGCCCGGTGCCCTGGTGCTGGGCACCAAGGGGCAAAAGACCGCCGAACAGGGGCTTTATGACAAGGGCGAACGCCCGGATGCCCTCATTGACTGGCCGGTGGACGCCTTGGACTACGAACTGGTGGACATCTTCAACTGGCAGGAGGAAGCCGCCGGGATGATCTCTCAGATGGAGTTCGTCCGCCGGGTGGATGTGCAGACGGAGACCATCGAGCGGTATGTCCGGGATGGCCTGCTGGTGCCCGATCTGGTGGTACCCATGAGCGAGCACCGGATCTTCAAGTATTTCAAAGAGGAAACTCTCCAGAAGTATGCTCAGCAGTACGGCTGGACCCTCATTGACGACTCCAACCGCAAGGATCTGTTTCTGGACATGGTGCGGCAGATGGACATGAGCTACTCCTACAAGCCGGTACTGCTCAAGGCGATGCTGCTGTTTGCCGACGACAAGGGACGGGTGAAACTCAGCGACATCGTTACCTACTTCCGGGAGTTCTACGAGGTCCGCCGGGCGGCTGGGCTGGTGGTGGAAAAGGCCAACAGCATCTACGCCAAGGGCGGCTATACCGTCGCCCAGGCCCAGCGGAACATCCTGTCAAACCCCTTCAAGCGATTTGAGGATATGCAGATGCTTCATCACACCAAGACTCTGGGCGTGATTCAGGTGGATGAATCTGTCTGGAAGAAGTTGACCCGGGAGGAAAAGCAAGAAATCGAGCGGATTTGCGACGAGAAGCTGGAGCAGTATTATGGCCGGTTGCAGGTCGCACAAACGGAGGGTGACCTCAAATGA
- a CDS encoding AAA family ATPase, translated as MNQEILNKLKSTPELSPDVHDGSYELVRMIVAAYRDVDEATLDYQDLNAIYLMCIGTWRHSYDKKHEAVHATHLPKVRKQELDHLIDDLKSRADAGVYKHQEKAVSGTGHIGMFGTGFYSFHGKTDIQSVRAFIRMCVDLLDMTDDEEMFQRAASVLTKSFRGMQAAAASVVLHCLKPLTFPVINSNVGSEDIFAALGIELKSRGKLETYIENCRKIKDFRDANFSFKNYRILDMAAWELSADPIRRVVSQYKESFAAWFPEEAYKWKAVQCFQEHWKPERADFAEMLKESLAQAGNLLDTNYSFPCKMITFFAEKEPDTVRSMFQQLLAPGADIVEQIQNFKQSADALLAKYQFKESMKQHYQGDRTICTYLFFAQPGQRFLYQYGKLKAFLEETGLSANCKMGDTQNVLTYQEIANQVLSCVQQDSELLNIFETKRSELGSTYYPDVEHHLLTDDIIYFGSRLHKSDYWPNLSEYDPEISAEQWLKLLADKTICTVENLQILKAIQQAGGETTCKQLSLKLGGPSTHYNGSMVQLARRVQEKTGCPLVQNENNDKKWWPILFVGRTALQDQPGTYSWKLRDELADALELLFRKERNNPMPFAKNTILYGPPGTGKTYQTVNYAVAIIEGKSLEEVQAENHEKVLERYRLYRQNGRIEFTTFHQSFGYEDFIEGIRPVFAEDKEEDSGDISYEIADGVFKKFCTAAQPPAVDPNQNPYGFSETPTIWKVSLASTGDNPVRDYCMKHGCIRIGWDEYGESITDDMDYYVGGKTVLNAFLSRMQPGDIILSCYTAHSIDAIGVVTGEPEWHPEFDHYKRLRTVKWLVQGKNIGITEFRLEKNLTLSTVYRLNTTVATVIDVLNKNGFSGSAPTKGTKGPYVFIIDEINRGNISKIFGELITLIEPSKRLGRSEELQAKLPYSHEVFGIPDNVYLLGTMNTADRSIAMLDTALRRRFSFVEMMPDSGVLDGVEVEGISISNLLTTLNRRIEVLFDREHTLGHAFFTPLRQSPSIQTLGEIFRDKVVPLLQEYFYDDYEKICLVLGDKKRPEHQRFFKVETANLQSLFGTDLEFEVNPTYRINPAAFFDAEVYRNL; from the coding sequence ATGAATCAAGAGATATTGAATAAGCTGAAAAGCACTCCGGAACTGTCACCGGATGTACACGACGGCAGCTATGAACTGGTGCGTATGATTGTGGCCGCTTATCGTGATGTGGATGAAGCTACGCTGGACTACCAGGATCTCAATGCCATTTATCTCATGTGCATTGGAACATGGCGGCACAGTTATGACAAAAAGCATGAAGCTGTCCATGCAACGCATCTGCCCAAGGTTCGCAAACAAGAATTGGACCATCTGATTGATGACCTGAAAAGCCGGGCGGACGCTGGCGTGTACAAGCACCAGGAAAAAGCTGTCTCCGGAACAGGCCATATCGGAATGTTTGGTACTGGTTTTTACTCGTTCCATGGCAAGACAGATATCCAATCCGTGCGCGCTTTTATCAGAATGTGCGTGGATCTTCTGGATATGACGGACGATGAGGAGATGTTCCAGCGTGCCGCATCGGTGTTGACGAAATCGTTCCGTGGGATGCAGGCCGCTGCAGCCTCTGTGGTACTGCACTGCTTAAAACCGCTCACTTTCCCTGTCATCAACAGCAATGTGGGCAGTGAGGATATTTTTGCGGCACTGGGGATTGAACTGAAATCCCGTGGCAAGCTGGAAACTTATATAGAGAACTGCCGGAAAATCAAAGATTTCCGGGATGCCAATTTCTCTTTCAAAAATTATCGGATTCTGGATATGGCGGCGTGGGAGCTGTCTGCCGATCCCATCCGCCGTGTTGTCAGCCAATACAAGGAATCCTTTGCCGCCTGGTTTCCGGAAGAAGCGTATAAGTGGAAGGCTGTTCAGTGTTTTCAGGAGCACTGGAAGCCAGAGAGAGCCGATTTTGCAGAAATGCTGAAGGAATCCTTGGCCCAGGCGGGAAATCTGTTGGACACCAATTACTCGTTTCCCTGTAAGATGATCACATTCTTTGCGGAAAAGGAGCCTGATACGGTCCGCTCTATGTTTCAGCAGCTTCTGGCTCCCGGAGCAGATATTGTTGAGCAAATCCAAAACTTTAAGCAAAGTGCAGATGCCCTGTTAGCCAAGTATCAGTTCAAAGAAAGCATGAAGCAGCATTATCAAGGGGACCGCACCATCTGCACCTACCTGTTTTTTGCGCAACCAGGCCAACGCTTTCTCTATCAATACGGTAAGCTCAAGGCGTTTCTGGAAGAGACGGGCTTAAGCGCCAACTGCAAAATGGGAGACACCCAGAATGTACTTACCTACCAGGAGATTGCCAACCAGGTTCTTTCCTGCGTCCAGCAGGACAGCGAGCTGCTAAACATATTCGAGACAAAACGATCAGAGTTGGGAAGCACATATTATCCGGATGTTGAACATCACCTGTTGACCGATGACATCATCTACTTTGGAAGCCGGCTACATAAAAGCGATTATTGGCCCAATTTGTCAGAGTATGATCCAGAGATCAGCGCAGAACAGTGGTTAAAACTTCTTGCGGACAAAACAATCTGCACAGTGGAAAATTTGCAGATTCTGAAAGCCATTCAACAGGCAGGCGGAGAGACAACCTGCAAACAGTTGAGCCTGAAATTAGGAGGTCCTTCTACCCATTATAACGGCAGTATGGTTCAGCTTGCCCGGAGAGTACAGGAAAAAACAGGCTGCCCACTGGTTCAGAACGAAAACAATGATAAGAAATGGTGGCCAATTCTGTTTGTAGGCCGCACAGCTCTCCAGGATCAGCCTGGCACATACTCCTGGAAGCTCCGTGATGAATTGGCAGATGCGCTGGAACTTCTGTTTCGGAAAGAGAGGAACAATCCTATGCCGTTTGCAAAGAATACAATTCTCTATGGCCCTCCTGGGACGGGAAAGACCTACCAGACGGTCAACTATGCTGTGGCGATCATAGAGGGAAAATCGCTGGAAGAAGTCCAGGCAGAAAACCACGAAAAAGTGTTGGAGCGATACCGGCTGTACCGACAGAATGGGCGAATCGAATTTACGACCTTCCACCAGTCCTTCGGTTACGAGGACTTTATTGAGGGAATCCGTCCGGTTTTTGCAGAGGATAAAGAAGAGGACTCCGGCGACATCTCTTATGAGATTGCAGATGGTGTATTTAAAAAATTCTGTACGGCAGCACAGCCCCCCGCAGTAGACCCCAATCAGAACCCCTATGGTTTCTCAGAGACCCCAACAATCTGGAAGGTATCTCTTGCAAGCACAGGAGACAATCCGGTTCGAGATTACTGCATGAAGCATGGCTGTATTCGGATTGGATGGGATGAATATGGGGAAAGCATCACGGATGATATGGATTACTATGTGGGCGGAAAAACTGTGCTGAACGCATTTTTATCCAGAATGCAGCCTGGAGATATTATTCTTTCCTGCTATACCGCGCACTCCATTGATGCGATTGGTGTTGTAACTGGAGAGCCTGAATGGCATCCAGAGTTTGATCACTATAAGCGGCTGCGAACCGTTAAATGGCTGGTACAAGGGAAGAACATCGGAATCACTGAATTCCGTCTGGAAAAGAACTTGACCTTGTCCACGGTTTATCGTCTCAATACTACGGTTGCAACTGTGATAGATGTTCTGAACAAGAACGGGTTTTCCGGCTCGGCCCCGACGAAGGGAACCAAGGGGCCCTATGTATTTATCATTGATGAAATTAACCGCGGCAACATCTCGAAAATTTTTGGCGAGCTCATCACCCTAATTGAGCCGTCCAAGCGGCTGGGGCGGAGCGAAGAATTGCAGGCCAAGTTGCCCTATTCTCACGAAGTATTTGGAATTCCGGATAATGTCTATCTGCTGGGCACTATGAATACGGCCGACCGTTCCATCGCTATGTTGGATACTGCCCTTCGCCGCCGGTTTAGTTTCGTGGAAATGATGCCAGACAGTGGCGTTCTGGATGGCGTAGAGGTAGAGGGCATTTCCATCAGCAACTTGCTTACGACGCTGAACCGCCGGATCGAGGTTCTGTTTGACCGCGAGCATACGCTGGGACACGCTTTCTTTACCCCTCTGCGTCAGTCCCCCTCCATTCAGACCCTGGGCGAAATCTTCCGGGATAAGGTCGTTCCGCTTCTGCAGGAGTACTTCTATGACGACTATGAGAAGATCTGTCTGGTGCTGGGAGATAAAAAGCGTCCAGAACATCAGCGATTTTTCAAGGTTGAAACAGCCAATCTTCAGAGCTTGTTCGGTACAGATCTTGAATTTGAGGTAAACCCCACATACCGCATCAATCCGGCCGCTTTCTTTGATGCAGAAGTGTATCGGAATCTCTGA